The Corythoichthys intestinalis isolate RoL2023-P3 chromosome 1, ASM3026506v1, whole genome shotgun sequence genome has a segment encoding these proteins:
- the sinhcafl gene encoding SIN3-HDAC complex associated factor, like isoform X2 — protein MFGFHKSKIYRSNDGCCICKTKSSSSRFTDSSRYEETFRLCFGLSEDRVGDICNACVLLVKRWKKLPNGSKKNWNHVVDARAGPGFKVTKPKKIKNGDGKKKSKLKRLHKLKRQNSDAHSTTSSVSPAQSPSYSNMSDDGSDIESKQRRSSPSTFSFLDRSYWKRQKVCCGIVYKGRFGEVIIDPRLFKPCCNSKTQKSLTSTQVPSLLPETQPQQLPEERKLVMALV, from the exons ATGTTTGGCTTTCACAAGTCAAAGATCTATCGGAGTAACGACGGCTGCTGCATCTGCAAGACCAAGTCATCCAGTTCGCGTTTCACGGACAGCAGTCGATATGAAGAGACGTTCCGGCTGTGTTTTGG GTTGTCTGAGGACCGCGTAGGAGACATCTGCAATGCTTGTGTGTTGTTGGTGAAGAGGTGGAAGAAACTCCCCAATGGCTCCAAGAAAAACTGGAACCAT GTGGTGGATGCCAGGGCCGGGCCGGGCTTCAAggtgacgaaacccaagaagatCAAAAATGGTGACGGAAAGAAGAAAAGCAAGCTGAAGAGGCTTCACAAGTTAAAGAGGCAAA ACTCAGACGCTCACAGCACGACATCCAGCGTGTCTCCTGCCCAGTCGCCCAGTTACAGCAATATGTCTGATGACGGCTCGGACATAGAGTCGAAACAAAGGCGTTCATCGCCCTCCACTTTTTCTTTCTTGGACCGCTCCTACTGGAAAAG gCAAAAGGTTTGCTGCGGAATCGTGTACAAAGGGCGCTTCGGCGAGGTGATCATCGACCCGCGCCTCTTCAAGCCCTGCTGTAATTCCAAAACGCAGAAGAGTCTGACGTCCACGCAAGTTCCGTCGCTCCTTCCGGAAACGCAGCCGCAACAACTCCCGGAGGAAAGAAAGCTGGTGATGGCTCTCGTTTAA
- the sinhcafl gene encoding SIN3-HDAC complex associated factor, like isoform X1, with the protein MFGFHKSKIYRSNDGCCICKTKSSSSRFTDSSRYEETFRLCFGLSEDRVGDICNACVLLVKRWKKLPNGSKKNWNHVVDARAGPGFKVTKPKKIKNGDGKKKSKLKRLHKLKRQTDSDAHSTTSSVSPAQSPSYSNMSDDGSDIESKQRRSSPSTFSFLDRSYWKRQKVCCGIVYKGRFGEVIIDPRLFKPCCNSKTQKSLTSTQVPSLLPETQPQQLPEERKLVMALV; encoded by the exons ATGTTTGGCTTTCACAAGTCAAAGATCTATCGGAGTAACGACGGCTGCTGCATCTGCAAGACCAAGTCATCCAGTTCGCGTTTCACGGACAGCAGTCGATATGAAGAGACGTTCCGGCTGTGTTTTGG GTTGTCTGAGGACCGCGTAGGAGACATCTGCAATGCTTGTGTGTTGTTGGTGAAGAGGTGGAAGAAACTCCCCAATGGCTCCAAGAAAAACTGGAACCAT GTGGTGGATGCCAGGGCCGGGCCGGGCTTCAAggtgacgaaacccaagaagatCAAAAATGGTGACGGAAAGAAGAAAAGCAAGCTGAAGAGGCTTCACAAGTTAAAGAGGCAAA CAGACTCAGACGCTCACAGCACGACATCCAGCGTGTCTCCTGCCCAGTCGCCCAGTTACAGCAATATGTCTGATGACGGCTCGGACATAGAGTCGAAACAAAGGCGTTCATCGCCCTCCACTTTTTCTTTCTTGGACCGCTCCTACTGGAAAAG gCAAAAGGTTTGCTGCGGAATCGTGTACAAAGGGCGCTTCGGCGAGGTGATCATCGACCCGCGCCTCTTCAAGCCCTGCTGTAATTCCAAAACGCAGAAGAGTCTGACGTCCACGCAAGTTCCGTCGCTCCTTCCGGAAACGCAGCCGCAACAACTCCCGGAGGAAAGAAAGCTGGTGATGGCTCTCGTTTAA